A single genomic interval of Terriglobus albidus harbors:
- a CDS encoding TIGR03435 family protein, with the protein MSSKALIALLLALVVGTACSAQSRPSFEVASIRESTGSELDGSWSPPSTGKFTAHNLSLQWLIVLAYGIDANQIANKPSWLGATHFDVDARPSGNIALSREELRPLLQSLLQERFHLVTHTETRQMPGYALMLAKDGPKLEPTKGSKFPGYRVSVTDEQLNGLNWSMPYLAGMLQHPAGRPVVDKTGLGGSYDIKLDFASNASTTDDGLPSIFTAIQTTLGLKLEPQNVPVEFLVIDHVDRTPTEN; encoded by the coding sequence ATGTCCTCAAAGGCGCTCATTGCTCTGTTGCTTGCCCTTGTTGTGGGAACCGCTTGTTCCGCCCAATCGCGGCCATCCTTTGAAGTCGCGTCCATTCGCGAGTCAACAGGAAGCGAGCTTGATGGCTCGTGGAGCCCTCCGAGTACGGGCAAGTTCACAGCGCACAACTTATCTCTGCAATGGTTAATAGTTCTGGCCTACGGTATCGACGCTAATCAGATCGCCAACAAGCCATCGTGGCTTGGGGCCACGCACTTCGATGTAGACGCCAGGCCCTCCGGCAACATTGCTCTCAGCCGCGAAGAGCTCAGGCCCCTGCTTCAGTCTCTACTACAGGAACGCTTTCATCTGGTCACGCACACTGAGACCAGGCAGATGCCCGGCTATGCGCTTATGCTCGCGAAGGACGGCCCAAAGCTTGAACCGACCAAGGGCTCAAAGTTCCCGGGGTATCGCGTCAGCGTTACGGACGAGCAACTGAACGGGCTCAACTGGTCTATGCCGTATCTTGCCGGCATGTTGCAGCATCCTGCCGGACGCCCGGTTGTCGATAAAACCGGGCTCGGCGGCAGCTATGACATCAAGCTCGATTTCGCGTCGAACGCATCCACCACCGATGATGGTCTTCCTTCCATCTTCACCGCGATTCAGACGACACTCGGCTTAAAGCTGGAGCCGCAAAACGTTCCCGTCGAGTTCCTCGTCATCGACCACGTTGATCGCACACCGACTGAGAATTAG
- a CDS encoding amidohydrolase family protein yields MSRTFNSAKLQLVGVLLILIAAVFARAQSTPLIDYHQHLLSPEVAKLIGASRTFSASDLIAEMDRAGVKKAVVLSLAYQFGNPNRPPVQDEYAKVKAENDWTAEQVRQYPERLVGVCGIDPLREYAVAEIERCAENPYLKTGIKLHFGNSDIDLDNPSHVAALRKVFQAADRHHMAIIAHMHANVTHHRPYGKKQAEIFLSQLLPSAPHSVVQIAHLAGSGGWDDPATDEALSVFLHAMSQRDRRVAHVYFDISGVAGLGDAWESRKDGIAAEIASRIRQVGVRRVLFGSDGAWTGFTPVKAIAAYHQLPLTKEEITTIDNNLAPYMKVSSGR; encoded by the coding sequence ATGTCAAGAACATTCAACTCAGCGAAGCTGCAGCTTGTTGGTGTATTGCTGATTCTTATCGCCGCCGTCTTCGCCCGCGCTCAAAGCACGCCTCTCATCGACTATCACCAGCACCTGCTCAGTCCCGAGGTGGCGAAACTGATTGGAGCATCCAGAACTTTCTCCGCAAGCGATCTGATCGCCGAGATGGATCGCGCCGGCGTGAAGAAGGCAGTGGTTCTATCGCTCGCATATCAGTTCGGCAACCCGAATCGGCCTCCCGTACAGGATGAGTATGCCAAGGTGAAAGCGGAGAATGACTGGACTGCAGAACAGGTCAGGCAATACCCGGAGAGGCTCGTTGGAGTCTGTGGTATTGATCCACTGCGTGAATATGCCGTAGCTGAGATTGAGCGATGCGCCGAAAACCCTTATCTCAAGACAGGCATAAAGCTGCACTTTGGAAACTCCGACATCGATCTTGACAATCCGTCCCACGTCGCTGCGCTTCGCAAGGTATTCCAGGCAGCCGACCGGCATCACATGGCGATCATCGCGCATATGCATGCGAACGTGACACATCATCGGCCGTACGGAAAGAAACAAGCGGAGATCTTTCTGAGCCAACTGCTTCCTTCAGCTCCCCATAGCGTAGTGCAGATTGCCCATCTCGCGGGAAGCGGAGGATGGGACGATCCGGCAACGGATGAGGCGCTTTCGGTCTTTCTTCATGCAATGTCACAGCGCGACCGACGCGTAGCGCACGTTTACTTCGATATCTCGGGCGTAGCCGGTCTGGGAGACGCTTGGGAGAGCAGGAAAGACGGGATCGCGGCCGAAATTGCATCAAGGATTCGCCAGGTTGGTGTGCGCCGCGTTCTGTTCGGAAGCGACGGCGCATGGACAGGCTTTACCCCAGTGAAGGCCATTGCCGCCTACCATCAGCTTCCTCTGACAAAGGAGGAGATCACTACGATCGACAACAACCTTGCTCCCTACATGAAAGTGAGCAGCGGGCGTTGA
- a CDS encoding arabinan endo-1,5-alpha-L-arabinosidase, translating into MSPPRRALVLCALSAFSALLSSCGSGLHASDIAANPLSYGGQPTIALGATSVSGDIAPVRDPSVIYAGGTYYLFVTDAVGAWNGSLPFLCSSDRAVWRYCGSVFPAVPAWLQAKLPGLTEIWAPDISYFNGEYHIYYSASIVNTTRTVIGLATNVTLDFQDPRYHWVDRGMVTESFAGAEINDLDPNVLVDGDRVWLSYGSYWDGIRQREIDPATGMLKPGPVYEMAARPWVPVHPIEGSSQLRHDGWYYLFVSIDRCCNADLATNNYKMAVGRSKSPNGPFVAKDGTPMMDGGSTVILEGSAQWVGVGGGTVYDDPSSGKTMIVFHGQKITEGGRATLWVKEVSWADGWPVVL; encoded by the coding sequence ATGTCCCCCCCCCGAAGGGCTTTGGTCCTTTGCGCACTCAGTGCGTTTTCTGCCTTGCTTTCGAGCTGCGGTTCAGGCCTCCATGCCTCCGATATCGCGGCGAATCCGCTCTCGTACGGCGGTCAGCCGACGATCGCTCTTGGTGCAACCTCAGTGAGCGGTGATATCGCTCCGGTACGCGATCCCAGCGTGATCTATGCCGGCGGAACGTACTATCTCTTTGTCACCGATGCCGTCGGCGCATGGAATGGCTCGCTTCCATTTCTATGCTCCAGCGACCGCGCTGTATGGCGTTATTGCGGAAGTGTCTTTCCCGCCGTGCCGGCCTGGCTACAGGCTAAGCTCCCGGGTCTCACGGAGATCTGGGCTCCGGACATCTCCTACTTCAACGGCGAATATCACATTTACTACTCCGCCTCCATCGTGAATACGACCCGTACGGTCATCGGGTTGGCAACGAATGTCACGCTCGACTTTCAGGACCCTCGCTATCACTGGGTCGACCGCGGCATGGTCACTGAATCCTTTGCAGGAGCGGAGATTAACGACCTCGATCCCAACGTCCTTGTCGATGGCGACCGTGTCTGGCTGAGTTACGGCAGCTATTGGGACGGCATCCGCCAGCGTGAGATCGATCCGGCGACCGGCATGCTGAAGCCTGGACCGGTCTATGAGATGGCCGCCCGCCCATGGGTTCCGGTGCATCCCATCGAAGGTTCCTCGCAGCTTCGCCACGACGGTTGGTATTACCTGTTTGTCTCCATCGATCGCTGCTGCAACGCCGATCTCGCTACCAACAACTACAAGATGGCTGTCGGACGATCGAAGAGTCCTAATGGCCCCTTTGTCGCCAAAGACGGCACGCCGATGATGGATGGTGGTTCGACGGTAATTCTTGAGGGGAGCGCACAATGGGTCGGCGTCGGTGGTGGAACGGTGTATGACGATCCTTCAAGTGGAAAGACGATGATCGTCTTCCATGGACAGAAGATCACAGAAGGCGGCCGAGCCACGCTCTGGGTCAAAGAGGTCAGCTGGGCCGATGGATGGCCTGTAGTCCTTTAG
- a CDS encoding PadR family transcriptional regulator → MESTSKQSMPSGALAMLVLRVLRAGPLHGYAIAQKIHVLSNEVLEVEEGSLYPALQKILLKGWVSAEWGISETNRKVRFYKLTTAGRKQLEAELRDYDRVTEAIKAILRTA, encoded by the coding sequence ATGGAATCTACCTCTAAGCAATCGATGCCTTCCGGCGCCCTGGCGATGCTGGTCCTGCGCGTGCTGAGGGCGGGACCGCTCCACGGATATGCCATCGCACAGAAGATTCATGTGCTCTCCAATGAGGTTCTGGAGGTAGAAGAGGGTTCTCTCTATCCCGCGCTGCAGAAGATCCTGCTGAAGGGATGGGTGAGCGCCGAATGGGGCATCTCCGAGACCAACCGGAAGGTGCGCTTTTACAAACTGACGACGGCGGGCCGTAAACAATTGGAAGCTGAGCTTCGGGACTATGACCGGGTCACCGAAGCGATCAAGGCGATTCTGAGGACGGCCTAG
- a CDS encoding ADOP family duplicated permease produces MGELWRRLWYLLHRRRMQRELQDEMVFHREMLERSGTPRKHFGNETLLQERSHEMWGWTWIERLGQDLRYGMRTLMRSPSFSIAAVLVLAVGIGVNVAAFGLFNMFVLKPLPVRDPDTLVRLQRSAPGTFSSSVPYPSIAFYRDHAKTLHSVMASTDRDVILEQENIPARTRFVTSNLFHELGAETGLGRVFDPDLDDPKGAPPVVMLSHTFWEQHYDSNPAVVGRVVHLNHKPATVIGVAPRNFSGLGLPHEPAFWIPLTQEPYFVEGSTVLTDTSLDGMVDMWARLEKGVSPRAAEQELLALTDELRRQSPKSVWDKERLVSEPGGYLQAVRKDDVPMIMLVGTLVLLILTVACSNLGGLMLARGVTRSHEISIRFALGASRQRIVRQLLTESLLLAAMAATAGVGMGYLCLRVFLSQVNAPPWLNPAPDWRVVLFAGATGLIASVVFGLAPALQLTAKRRSGTRSRQVLITAQIAASCVLLIVAGLLVRALHFAVSGDAGYDHEHILVVDPDLAAHGYSATTARSYLDTAQARLRQLPGVTSVGLTSMAPLGHKNVTSLGGYPFGIFVSHVEPGFFNTMGIARLNGRDFQRGDTNEVVVSESLARRVWPGEAPLGKQFLLDPSNALSEKFTVVGVVANARMMSMHDPDATELYQISDDGSLPHMVLLVRTQGKPEDLATAVRTVTSSIDTGLFPTVHRLSESFQDEVGTVEKGAMIASLMGASAVLLAAVGLLGLVAYAVSQKTREIAIRLALGAKKTHVIKAMLRQFVVPVAIGLIGGAGLAAAASQLLRRILYGVSGLDPAAYLGAIGLLTVIISFAAWVPARKALGVDAMRVLRHE; encoded by the coding sequence ATGGGTGAGCTTTGGCGGAGACTCTGGTACCTGCTGCATCGCAGACGGATGCAGCGCGAATTGCAGGACGAGATGGTCTTTCATCGTGAGATGCTGGAGCGCTCCGGCACGCCGCGCAAGCACTTCGGCAATGAGACGCTGCTGCAGGAACGCTCCCATGAGATGTGGGGATGGACATGGATCGAAAGGCTGGGGCAGGACCTGCGCTACGGCATGCGGACGCTGATGCGGTCGCCGTCGTTTTCCATCGCGGCAGTGCTGGTGCTGGCCGTCGGCATCGGTGTCAACGTCGCGGCCTTCGGTCTGTTCAACATGTTCGTGCTAAAACCGCTGCCGGTTCGCGATCCGGATACACTGGTGCGGCTGCAGCGAAGCGCCCCTGGCACCTTTTCTTCCTCGGTTCCCTATCCCTCGATCGCGTTCTACCGCGATCACGCGAAGACACTGCATTCGGTGATGGCCAGCACCGATCGCGACGTGATTCTCGAACAGGAGAACATACCGGCCCGTACGCGGTTTGTGACAAGCAACCTGTTCCATGAACTGGGAGCGGAGACCGGACTGGGACGCGTGTTTGATCCTGACCTTGATGACCCGAAGGGCGCGCCTCCAGTAGTAATGCTGAGCCACACCTTCTGGGAACAGCACTATGACAGCAATCCTGCCGTCGTAGGCCGTGTTGTGCATCTGAACCACAAACCGGCAACCGTAATAGGAGTCGCTCCGCGTAACTTCAGCGGTCTGGGGCTGCCGCATGAACCTGCATTCTGGATACCGCTGACACAGGAACCCTACTTCGTGGAGGGCAGTACTGTTCTGACCGATACCTCTCTCGACGGAATGGTTGATATGTGGGCTCGCCTGGAAAAGGGAGTCTCACCAAGGGCAGCGGAGCAGGAGTTGCTTGCGCTAACTGACGAACTGCGTCGTCAATCACCAAAATCTGTGTGGGACAAGGAGAGGCTTGTCAGCGAGCCCGGCGGGTACCTGCAGGCGGTACGGAAGGACGACGTGCCGATGATCATGCTGGTAGGGACACTGGTGCTGCTGATCCTGACCGTCGCATGCAGCAACCTCGGTGGCCTGATGCTCGCGCGTGGTGTCACTCGTTCCCATGAGATCTCGATCCGGTTTGCGCTGGGCGCAAGCCGGCAGCGCATTGTGCGGCAGCTCTTAACGGAGAGTCTGCTGCTGGCCGCGATGGCCGCCACGGCTGGAGTTGGTATGGGATATCTCTGCCTGCGGGTCTTTCTCTCTCAGGTGAATGCTCCTCCATGGCTCAATCCTGCTCCCGACTGGAGAGTGGTGCTCTTTGCCGGCGCAACAGGGTTGATTGCGTCCGTAGTCTTTGGCCTGGCTCCGGCGTTGCAACTTACCGCGAAACGGAGAAGCGGAACGCGATCGAGGCAGGTGCTGATCACGGCGCAAATTGCGGCAAGCTGTGTGCTGCTGATCGTCGCCGGGCTTCTGGTCCGCGCATTACACTTCGCGGTCTCGGGTGATGCAGGTTATGACCACGAGCACATCCTGGTCGTGGATCCTGACCTTGCGGCCCATGGATATTCTGCTACAACAGCGAGAAGCTACCTGGACACGGCACAGGCGAGATTGCGCCAACTGCCCGGAGTCACCTCTGTTGGCCTTACATCGATGGCTCCGTTGGGCCATAAGAATGTGACTTCACTTGGCGGATATCCTTTCGGAATCTTCGTCAGCCATGTAGAGCCTGGTTTCTTCAACACAATGGGGATCGCGCGCCTCAACGGACGCGACTTCCAGCGGGGAGACACGAACGAAGTCGTTGTCAGTGAATCATTAGCCCGGCGTGTGTGGCCGGGTGAGGCTCCTCTTGGGAAACAGTTTCTTCTCGACCCTTCCAATGCGCTCTCGGAGAAGTTCACCGTGGTGGGTGTTGTAGCGAATGCGCGCATGATGTCGATGCACGACCCCGATGCGACAGAGCTATACCAGATAAGCGACGATGGATCTCTGCCGCACATGGTGCTTCTGGTACGCACCCAGGGAAAGCCTGAGGATCTGGCAACCGCGGTGCGGACCGTAACCTCCAGCATTGATACCGGCCTATTCCCCACCGTCCATCGTTTGAGCGAGTCGTTCCAGGACGAGGTTGGCACTGTAGAAAAGGGAGCCATGATCGCGAGTCTGATGGGAGCCTCCGCCGTGTTGTTGGCGGCCGTAGGCCTGCTTGGACTGGTCGCATACGCCGTCTCGCAAAAGACACGGGAGATCGCCATCCGTCTCGCTCTCGGCGCAAAGAAGACACATGTGATCAAAGCTATGCTGCGTCAGTTTGTTGTGCCGGTGGCGATTGGATTGATCGGCGGCGCGGGATTGGCTGCGGCGGCTTCACAACTGCTTCGGCGCATCCTATATGGCGTGAGCGGCCTCGACCCGGCCGCCTATCTCGGTGCGATTGGACTGCTGACTGTCATCATCTCGTTTGCGGCATGGGTGCCGGCACGTAAAGCTCTCGGGGTTGATGCAATGAGGGTCCTACGGCATGAGTAG
- a CDS encoding maleylpyruvate isomerase N-terminal domain-containing protein: protein METHRRLEGYEPILCAPLLRKVDRELLHLLSSLTEEEWGYRTVSPRWEVRDVTAHLLDTALRKLSMVRDAWFVEKQIPQTPQEVVSLVNRLNYEGVSVFRRLSPPVMIDLMKTACEQSADFHESLDPFAKATFNVSWAGEETSANWFDTARELTERWHHQQQIRLATGRPGILTPELYHPVLDCFIRGLPYAYRHIDAPSGINVLLEISGECGGTWVLSREEHRWHFLKEMPSRIACSVTVPEQIAWMLFTKGIDRDVAMSQIAIDGDERLAEGILGHVAIVG from the coding sequence ATGGAAACCCACCGCCGGCTTGAAGGGTACGAACCTATTCTTTGCGCTCCTCTTCTGCGAAAGGTTGATCGCGAGCTGCTGCATCTGTTGAGCTCTCTCACCGAAGAAGAGTGGGGATACCGCACCGTATCGCCGCGGTGGGAGGTGCGCGATGTCACCGCACATCTTCTGGATACCGCATTGCGGAAGCTCTCCATGGTGCGTGACGCGTGGTTTGTCGAGAAGCAGATTCCGCAAACGCCGCAGGAGGTCGTCTCACTGGTCAATCGTCTGAACTATGAGGGCGTATCCGTCTTTCGCCGGCTCAGCCCGCCGGTAATGATTGACCTAATGAAGACGGCTTGCGAGCAATCGGCGGACTTTCACGAATCGCTCGATCCATTTGCCAAGGCAACCTTCAACGTCAGCTGGGCAGGAGAAGAGACCTCGGCGAACTGGTTCGATACGGCACGGGAGCTGACCGAACGCTGGCACCATCAGCAGCAGATCCGTCTGGCGACGGGCAGGCCGGGAATTCTGACGCCGGAGCTCTATCATCCTGTGCTGGACTGTTTCATTCGCGGTCTACCGTATGCCTATCGGCATATCGATGCGCCATCCGGAATCAATGTCTTGCTTGAGATCTCAGGAGAGTGTGGCGGAACCTGGGTGCTCTCGCGGGAGGAGCATCGCTGGCACTTTCTTAAGGAGATGCCTTCGCGGATTGCGTGCAGCGTCACAGTGCCTGAGCAGATCGCATGGATGCTCTTCACCAAAGGGATCGACCGCGATGTCGCCATGTCGCAAATCGCAATCGATGGCGACGAGAGGCTCGCCGAGGGGATTCTCGGTCATGTTGCTATCGTCGGTTGA
- a CDS encoding CGNR zinc finger domain-containing protein, translating to MRTASPDAGEWVDGFLFVANRPILDFLNTKPILADGPTELLPDVHALERWLIASGVVTSPKTKSLLRSWRQSSEAEAFRKDLIAFRERLRDAVVRMEAGSAPSDDFLKEINARLQQYPLRTTLRRRDSGVVRETFFDPVEPADLWAPIVDGAADLLAETETSRIRQCESCIVHFFDTSKKGSRRWCSMNICGNKIKVAAYQRRKRDRDSE from the coding sequence ATGCGAACTGCTTCTCCAGATGCCGGCGAATGGGTTGACGGCTTTTTGTTCGTCGCCAACCGTCCCATCCTGGACTTTCTCAACACGAAGCCGATCCTGGCCGACGGTCCGACCGAGCTGCTGCCGGACGTGCACGCCCTGGAGCGGTGGCTTATCGCATCGGGAGTGGTGACTTCACCGAAGACGAAGTCACTTCTGCGGAGTTGGCGGCAATCCTCCGAAGCAGAGGCCTTCCGGAAAGATCTCATCGCCTTCCGGGAGCGTCTAAGAGATGCGGTCGTGCGCATGGAGGCCGGCTCAGCTCCTTCCGATGATTTCCTGAAAGAGATCAATGCGCGGCTGCAGCAATATCCCCTTCGCACCACGCTTCGCAGGCGCGATAGCGGAGTTGTGCGCGAGACTTTTTTTGATCCCGTAGAGCCCGCGGATTTGTGGGCTCCCATTGTTGATGGAGCCGCCGATCTTCTGGCCGAAACCGAGACCTCACGTATCCGTCAATGCGAGTCGTGTATCGTCCACTTCTTCGACACCAGTAAGAAGGGATCACGCCGCTGGTGCAGCATGAATATCTGCGGTAACAAGATCAAAGTCGCGGCCTATCAGCGCAGGAAACGCGATCGCGATTCGGAGTGA
- a CDS encoding alpha/beta fold hydrolase → MTTFQQATVRGLKVFYREAGSSSSPTIVLLHGFPSSSHMFRDLIPKLAEKFHVIAPDYIGFGYSDMPSVSEFEYTFDRLADYTEELLFNVLGLNKFSIYVQDYGAPVGYRIAYRHQDAIEGIVVQNGNAYAEGIGSGFDAMKPFWSNRNAETEKPVRGLLTKETTIFQYTHGVKDISRINPDSYTVDQFFIDRPGNDAIQLNLLHNYQSNLTHYDEWHEFFRSRQPKTLIVWGKNDPFFTVEGAKAYLRDIPAAQLHLLDTGHFALEDSVDFIAQEITKVLG, encoded by the coding sequence ATGACCACGTTTCAACAAGCTACTGTCCGCGGCCTGAAGGTCTTCTACCGTGAGGCGGGTTCCAGCTCTTCCCCCACCATCGTGTTGCTGCACGGGTTTCCCAGCTCGTCGCACATGTTTCGTGACCTGATTCCGAAGCTTGCGGAGAAGTTCCACGTCATCGCCCCGGACTACATCGGCTTCGGCTACAGCGACATGCCCTCGGTGAGCGAGTTCGAATACACCTTCGATCGCCTTGCGGACTATACCGAGGAGCTTCTCTTCAACGTCCTGGGCCTGAATAAGTTCAGCATCTACGTGCAGGATTACGGAGCCCCGGTCGGCTATCGCATCGCCTACAGACATCAGGACGCCATCGAGGGAATCGTAGTGCAGAACGGCAATGCCTATGCCGAGGGCATCGGATCGGGCTTCGACGCGATGAAACCGTTCTGGTCAAACCGCAACGCTGAGACAGAGAAGCCCGTCCGCGGCCTTCTGACGAAAGAGACGACCATCTTCCAGTACACGCACGGCGTGAAGGACATCTCCCGCATCAATCCGGACTCCTACACCGTCGATCAGTTCTTCATCGATCGCCCTGGCAACGACGCCATCCAGCTAAACCTGCTCCACAACTACCAGTCGAACCTGACGCACTACGACGAGTGGCATGAGTTCTTCCGCAGCCGGCAGCCAAAGACGTTGATCGTGTGGGGCAAGAACGATCCGTTCTTCACCGTCGAAGGCGCCAAGGCCTATCTGCGCGACATCCCTGCCGCGCAGCTGCACCTTCTCGACACCGGCCACTTCGCGCTGGAAGACTCGGTCGATTTCATCGCTCAAGAGATCACAAAGGTTCTCGGCTGA
- a CDS encoding alpha/beta fold hydrolase: MSYSKNATIVLVHGAWADGSSWELVIRKLQEQGWNVVTAPLPLTSLSDDAAALRRTIDRTEGPVILAGHAYAGAVIGTAHEERVKALVYIAALAPDEGETVAQVFYRDEPHPDAPKLAPDADGFIWMPDTGFEQAFAQNATDEQIAVTRAVQRPIAVKSIQEPVTAPAWKSKPSWYLIAEDDRMINRKTQRFMAERMHAMMESFPVDHTPLLTAPEKVVDIILEAAQSTLA, encoded by the coding sequence ATGTCGTACTCAAAGAATGCCACCATCGTTCTGGTCCACGGTGCGTGGGCCGACGGATCAAGCTGGGAGCTCGTTATTCGCAAATTGCAGGAGCAGGGCTGGAATGTTGTCACTGCGCCACTGCCTCTCACCTCGCTGAGCGATGATGCCGCTGCCCTGCGCCGCACCATCGACCGCACCGAGGGTCCGGTCATCCTTGCAGGACATGCCTATGCGGGAGCCGTGATTGGAACCGCACACGAAGAGCGCGTCAAAGCACTGGTCTACATTGCCGCGCTGGCGCCCGACGAAGGAGAGACCGTCGCCCAGGTCTTCTATCGCGACGAACCTCATCCTGATGCTCCAAAGCTCGCGCCCGATGCCGACGGCTTTATCTGGATGCCGGACACGGGCTTCGAACAGGCCTTTGCGCAGAACGCCACCGACGAGCAGATCGCTGTTACCCGGGCTGTACAGCGCCCCATCGCGGTGAAGAGCATCCAGGAGCCGGTGACCGCTCCGGCATGGAAGTCGAAACCGTCGTGGTATCTCATTGCGGAAGACGACCGCATGATCAACCGTAAGACCCAGCGCTTCATGGCGGAACGCATGCACGCCATGATGGAATCCTTTCCCGTGGATCACACGCCGCTGCTGACCGCGCCGGAGAAGGTCGTGGACATCATTCTGGAAGCTGCGCAGTCGACACTGGCCTGA
- a CDS encoding TMEM175 family protein — translation MFDKKTTSERLATFSDGVFAVIITIMVLDLKPPEEPTLRALAPLWPLLLSYAVSYLFIAIIWINHHHLFRFARIATPELIWWNFAHLFMISLVPVTTRWMAGSRLAAAPVFVYALVFVLVEIAYISFERTAFSQATEGDIPPRMRRAAKIRSYVALCIFTTAAAVSFSSPAWGLSLVCCVLLIYLSPRMPELFHRIVRR, via the coding sequence ATGTTTGACAAGAAGACAACCTCAGAACGACTGGCAACATTCTCTGACGGAGTCTTCGCCGTCATCATCACCATCATGGTGCTCGACCTGAAACCACCGGAGGAGCCGACGCTACGTGCGCTGGCTCCTCTGTGGCCTCTGCTGCTGAGCTATGCAGTCAGCTATTTGTTCATCGCGATTATCTGGATCAACCACCATCACCTCTTCCGCTTTGCCCGCATCGCAACGCCGGAGCTGATCTGGTGGAACTTCGCGCACCTCTTCATGATCTCGCTGGTACCGGTCACCACCCGATGGATGGCCGGCTCCAGGCTCGCCGCGGCTCCCGTGTTTGTCTATGCGCTGGTCTTCGTACTGGTTGAGATCGCCTACATCTCCTTCGAGCGGACCGCATTCTCACAGGCAACCGAGGGAGACATTCCTCCACGGATGCGGCGCGCCGCAAAGATTCGGTCGTATGTCGCGCTCTGCATCTTCACTACAGCAGCAGCCGTCTCATTCTCGTCTCCAGCCTGGGGACTAAGCCTGGTGTGCTGCGTCCTGCTGATCTATCTGAGCCCTCGCATGCCGGAGCTCTTTCATCGAATCGTGCGTCGCTAA